CAATACCGCACGTTCCGCCATTGTTTCTCCTATTGCCGATTCTCTCGCGAAAACCATTAATAAAGACGACAGTAAGCTGGGCAAGTATTTGATCTCATCGGTCAGTGCAATGAACGATGCATCAGCTGTAGGTTTTCAAACAGGGTTTGCAGGTAACTTAGCATTAGTCGGTATTGCAGCCTCTGTTGCAAATATCAATATGACTTTTACCCATTGGGCAATGTACTTATTAATTCCTGCATTAGCGTTATTAATCACCATCCCTTTTATTCTTTATAAGTTTATTAATCCAGAAACCAAAAAAACTCCTGAAGCGCCTGAATTTGCCCGTGCTGAATTAAAGAAAATGGGCAAAGTGACACAAGCAGAATGGAAACTGATCGCCGTCTTTATCGCCTTAATCATAATGTGGGTAGGCGGTAAAGCACTAAGCCTTCACTCAACCACAGCAGCATTTATTGGTTTATCTGCACTATTAGTGCTTGGCGTTTTAAATTGGAATGACGTTAAAGCAGAAAAAGGCGCATGGGATACCTTGATCTGGTTCGCGGTATTAATGGGCATGGCAAGCCAATTAAAAACCTTAGGCTTTACTGGTTGGGTGGGACATGGCGTTTCAGATATGATCAGTAGCAGTATGGGCAATGCAGGTCCTACCCTTATTTTGCTTGTGATGATGGGCTTTTACTTATTAACAGCGTACTTTTTTGCGTCGGGTACAGCGAAAGTCGTGGCACTTGGGCCTGTAATTATCGGCTCCTTAATGGTCTTAGGTGTTAATCCATTAATCGCTATTTTAGCGGTTGCCGGTATTACTAACATTGGCTGTAACTTAACCACTTATAGTCACGCCCGTAATCCACTTTTGATGGGCTACCAATACCACAACGATAAAGAATGGATGAAAATCGGACTGGTCATTTCCATTGGTGGTGCCATTATCTTTATGACCACAGGCTTAATTTGGTGGTCGATACTGGGTTTAATGTGATTGAACTATTATCGGTAACCGACTACTAATAAGTAACAACACAAAAATGGCTACCCACATGGTAGCCATTTTTTTCATTATAATTTGGTCTATAGCCAGATTTTTAATAAGCCATATAACTTATATAACGTTACAGCTTTAAAACTAGCGAAAAGGAATACATTGTGAGATCGATATTATTAGCAACATTACTCTTGTTTTCTCTCCCGTCATGGAGTGCTAGTTACTGTCTAAAAACAACCTTAGGTGACTATGTATGCCCGCCGCCTTTTGGTCATATTTACGCAGATAAACTCGGCAACCCACTATGTGGTAAAGGGCAATGCATCAAAGACCGACAAGATAACTACCAATGCTCCAAACAAGATGGTGGCTTTGCGATAAAAAACGACCTTGGTGATATTTTATGTACCGGAGGCTGCGAACCCGCATCAGAAAAGAATTGCCAAATACCTAAACCTTAACGCTACTCTCTCTAAAGAGAATTGAAAAAGAAACAGATACAAAAATGGCTACCGCTCTTTCAAGTCGGTAGCCATTTTATTTGCAATCTTTGTTACTAGAACAATTTAAGCAGATGCAAGTTTATTCGCGCGAGCTTTACGCTTTAACAAACGGAATTCATGCTTTGCTAAATGACTGTCCATTGACGAACGTAGCAACTTGTAAAGTAAGATAGAACCGTCAATTTCTTCTTTACGGTTAGTTAAGCTTTCAATATTTAAGCCTAGTGGTAAGTCATACTCCACTACCGCATCCAAGATCTGATTTAAGCTGTTACAGCACATCTTAATCGATTCATGCAGTGGGTTTTCCGCATTCAAAATACGCAAACTTGTTGCTTCTGGAACGCTTACACCTAACCACTCAATAAACTCTAACGTTTTTGCACTACCACAAGGTGAGAAGGTTAAGATAATACGCTGCGGTTTTAAGCCTTGCTCTTTACACTCAATCGCGTAACGAGTCAGAATATCAATCGTCGCCTGAGTATCGTAAATAGCTTGAGAAATAAAGAAGTTACAACCTTGCTTATACTTTTCAATCAAACGTTCATGCTCATTACCTTTCTTAGCATGACGCTCAGCAATCATAATGCCGCCAGTAAAGAAGTCATTACGGTTTTCAGCCAGCGTTTGATATGCCGTAGATAATGGCAATGAAACATCATTTTTCGCTGATGGACTACCCACTAATACCATGTCACGTACACGGTATTCATCCCACGCTTCATTTAGCCACTCATCAAACGCTTCCGTTTCCGACTGCACCACACTCTTATAAGTGATCACAGGACGATCTGTTTTCTTATTCAATAGTGATGAGTAATGACGAGGATCATGGGTCGATTTAAAAGGGAACGGACGAGGCTTATTGGTACGTGATGCTTCATCTTGAATATCGTAAACAATCAAACCATCAATCGCGAGATCACGAATACGATCAACTAAACGATCAGCAATGCCTTCAACATCTTCAATCGGTGTACTGGTTTTTGGTGGTGTTGTACCAATAAAATAAACACCGCGTGTAATATCGTTATAACGGACACGCAGTTCAGATTCAGGGGTAGGTTGATATTGTTCCGACATAAATGCTCACTTCCATGTTGTCACAGTGTATTACCCAATAGATAACACCTGCTTAATTTTTTATAAAACCGCAGCAATGTCTTTTGCCACGGTTTATCTCATCCTTGTGTGTTGCCTTACCTTTCCGTTCTCTTTTAAGGTGAAAATTTATGTTATTTATCAAATTAGCAACACAATATACGCTTTAGTTTTACCTAAACATAATAGATAAATCAAAGAAAAGTCACTGTTTTTCACTTACTGGGTTAAATTAGCGACATTCTTTGTCAATCCATGAAAGATAATC
This genomic window from Photobacterium angustum contains:
- a CDS encoding methylenetetrahydrofolate reductase, yielding MSEQYQPTPESELRVRYNDITRGVYFIGTTPPKTSTPIEDVEGIADRLVDRIRDLAIDGLIVYDIQDEASRTNKPRPFPFKSTHDPRHYSSLLNKKTDRPVITYKSVVQSETEAFDEWLNEAWDEYRVRDMVLVGSPSAKNDVSLPLSTAYQTLAENRNDFFTGGIMIAERHAKKGNEHERLIEKYKQGCNFFISQAIYDTQATIDILTRYAIECKEQGLKPQRIILTFSPCGSAKTLEFIEWLGVSVPEATSLRILNAENPLHESIKMCCNSLNQILDAVVEYDLPLGLNIESLTNRKEEIDGSILLYKLLRSSMDSHLAKHEFRLLKRKARANKLASA
- a CDS encoding DASS family sodium-coupled anion symporter; its protein translation is MEHAKQSSSIASPTEPLLAIKLIPSVVIILLSIFAWQFTPPTGLSLPAYHTAIIFIATIAAIVANVLPTGAVAIISVSVYAVLHAGGETSAKAAIMAATSNFNNVLIWLIVIAFMIARAFAKTGLGRRIALVLLRYFGQSSLRIAYCLGVADFLIAPATPSNTARSAIVSPIADSLAKTINKDDSKLGKYLISSVSAMNDASAVGFQTGFAGNLALVGIAASVANINMTFTHWAMYLLIPALALLITIPFILYKFINPETKKTPEAPEFARAELKKMGKVTQAEWKLIAVFIALIIMWVGGKALSLHSTTAAFIGLSALLVLGVLNWNDVKAEKGAWDTLIWFAVLMGMASQLKTLGFTGWVGHGVSDMISSSMGNAGPTLILLVMMGFYLLTAYFFASGTAKVVALGPVIIGSLMVLGVNPLIAILAVAGITNIGCNLTTYSHARNPLLMGYQYHNDKEWMKIGLVISIGGAIIFMTTGLIWWSILGLM